CTGCAGGAGGTGGGCGACGAAAGTCGTGAGGCCTACCTGTTCGACACCTACGAAGGCATGTCGGAGCCGACCGAGGTCGATGTCACGATCACCGGCGAGGACGCCGCCAAGGGCATGGCGGAGCAGGAGCGTGAGGGCAGCCCGCTGTGGGCGTACGCGCCCTTCGAAGACGTCCAGCGCAACGTGGGGTCGGTCGGCTACCCGGCGGAGCGGGTGCACTTCGTACGCGGCATGGTCGAAGACACCATCCCCGAGCAAGCCCCCGAGCAGATCGCGTTGTTGCGTTTGGACACCGACTTCTACGAATCCACCAAGCACGAGCTCGATCACCTGATCCCGAGGCTGGCGCCCTACGGCGTGCTGATCATCGACGACTACGGCCACTGGGAAGGCGCCCGCAAAGCTGTCGACGAATGGCTGGCGGCCTTCGACCGTCCGGTGATGTTGGCGCGTACGGATTACACCGGCCGCATCGCGATCGTGCCCGGATCCAGCAGCTAGCGGTCCCCGCCCACGAGATCGAGCATTCGAGCGCTGAGCAGCGTGAGCAGCACGGCGATCACCGGGGCTAGCACGACCAGAATCATCGCGGGGGTGCTGACGGGGCCGTTGAGCCCTGGCGCTGCGAGGGCCCAGGCGTTGCTGGCTGCGTGCATGACGACTGGCGCCACCAGACTTCCGGTGAGTTCGTACACCGCGACGGAGACCAGACCGTAGACGATGTACATCGGGAAGAGCGCCACCTGCGTCGGATCGCCGTGGATTCCGGCAAAGAAGAGGGCGCTCACCAGTCCGGCGACGCCCACGGCCAGCGGCGGGCCGAATCGGCGCAGGGACTCACGCAGCGAGCGATAGAGCAGCCCCCGGAAGAGGAACTCTTCAAACACCGGGCCGACGATCGCGATCGCGATCACCAAGAGGAGATCGTTGAGAGACGCCGAACCGAAGCCGAGCTGGCGCAATTGGCCGGCGTCGACCCCGGAATTGCCGGTCGCGCGGGTCCAGACCTCGACGATGACGTTGAGCAGCACCGCGCCCGCGACGCCGATGCCCAGGACCCGCTGCCATGGCTGGAGGGCAATGCCCAGGACCCGACTGCTGATCGGTCGCAGCACCCACACCAACACTCCCAGGGCAAACAGCAGGGAGATCGACTTCTCCAGCACGCCCATGCAAGGTCCATAGAGGTCGTCGTCATAGCTGACGCCCAAAATGGAGAGCAAGGGTTCGCCCAGATAGCTCGTCACCGTGGAAGGGATCGAGAGCATGATCAGCAGCACCGCGACCACGACGCCGATCACGCAGCGGCGCAGGGTCCAGGCAGCGAACGGCAGGCGAGACCAGGTGGGTGTGGGCACGTCCAAACCGTAACAACGCGTTACAGCTGGAACCCGGGCAGGTGCTCTTCGAGGATCGAGCGGAACGGTGCCTCGCACTCCAGCTGCGAGAGCAACCCGAGCCCGCCCAACCACGTGCGGTGGATCAGCAGGTACGACGTCGGCAGGTTGAGCTTGGTCGCGACCGTGAAGGACGGATCCTTCGGGTTGTTGATCCGCTCGAACTGGCCGCGCATCCACTCCCTACTGAACCGGAATGTCTGCGTGCGCGCCGGCTCGCAAAATGGCGACAGGTAGTCGAGCACCTGTTGCGGGTCCACGCGGATGTTGTCCTTGATGAACCCCTCTTCGCGCAATCCCGACACGAGTTTGTCGTGGTCGCCGTCGATGCCGATCCGGATCAGCCGACCCATCGCGTCGGGGAGCCTTCCTTCCGGGAGGCGCGCCACGGCACCGAAGTCGAGGACACCAAGGCGTTGGCCCTCAGGCAGCACGCGGAAGTTCCCCGGATGTGGGTCGGCGTGCAGCATGCCGGTGCGCGCGGCTCCGGAGAACAAGAATCGCGCGAACAGTTCGCCATAACGGTCGCGCTCGGCCTGGGTGCCGTCCTTGATCACCTGGGCCAGGGAGTGCGGGCTCTCCAACCATTCGGTGACCAGGACCGTACGCCCCCACGCGATCACGTCGGGGATCTCGATGTCCGGGTCGTCGGCGAAGGCGCCGGCGTACGCACTTTGTGCTTCGGCCTCCAGTTCGTAGTCGAGTTCGTCCTTTGCGCGGGCCTGGATCTCCTCGACCAACGGCTTGATGTCGATTCCGGGGAAGACCGGCGCGACGCCCTTGGCGAGTCGCGCAAGTTGGCGCAGGTCGCCGAGCAGTGCATCTCCGGCACCGGGATACTGCACCTTGACCGCGACATCGCGCCCGTCGTGCCAACGTCCCTTGTGGACCTGGCCGATGCTCGCCGCCGCGGTCGGTCCGCCGTCGAGCCAGACCAGCTCCGACTTCCAGTGTGCGCCGAGTTCACGCTCGAGTTCTTGGCGTACGGTCGCCGTCGGCATCGCCGGCGCGGAGTCCTGCAATGCGGTGAGGTGCTCGCGATAGGGCGCCGCGATGTCCTCGGGCAGCGCGGCCTCCAACACGCTGAGCGCCTGCCCGAACTTCATCGCGCCGCCCTTGAGTTCGCCCAGCGTCTTGAAGAGTTGCTCGGCGGTCTTCTGCTGCACCTCGGAGAGCACCTGCTCGGCCGGCGCACCGCCGAGTCGTTTGCCGATCCCCAGGGCCGTACGCCCGGCGTACCCCAGGGGCAGCGTCGCCAGCCGCGCGGTGCGCGCGACGGCCTTGCGAGGCAGGTCGCTCATGTGTCCAGTGTGTCAGGGGCGCGGTCAGGCCAGGAGTGCCCAGGGATCTTCGCGGCGCCAGACCTTGGGCATGGCCATAGCCGCGTGCTCCGCGGCGGCGAGCGGGGAGAGCACCGAGAGCGTCTTGTCGAGATCGTCCCCGGCATAGGGCAGGGCGCGCAGCGGCTGGTCCAGCGGTCGGAAGAAGTCGTCCCAGTGGGTGAGGACCACGCCTCGCGCTCCCACAGCGTTCACCGTGTGCTTCCAGTAGTCGCGGATGAACGTGTCGGGGTGGATGCCGAGTTGTCCGATGCCCAGGTAGACGAGGTCGGCTTCGAATCCGTCGAGTGCGTGCGGGACGAAACCGGCGCTGCCCTGGACCAACGCGGTGCGACCGCTGGTGTGCTCGACGAGGACCGACCAGGCCTCGCCGCACTTGTACGCATTGACGCGCGCGGGCGGCGTGAGCGGCGCGGTGATCACGCCGGGGTAGCGGTCGGGCGGGCAGTGGTCGGAGATCACGTGCGTGAGGGTGAAGTTCCCCTGCGTGACCGGCACTCCCGGCGTCACCACGTGGATCTGGTCGGATCCCAACCGCGCGCCCCGGCCGATGTTGGCGGTGGATTCTCCCCCGAAGAGGACGCCGCCGGCTCGCCGGACGACCTCGGCACAGTCCTGGGCATGGTCGTAGTGCGAATGCACCGGCACCACCGCGTCCAACGAGCGTGCACCGGGCCCGAAGCCGATCCGTGAGAGGGCTGCGTCGATGCGGGCCGCATCGGGTGTGAGCTTTGCCAGCGCGGCGCGGAGCAGCGACGGGCGCGAGAAGAAGCCGTCGAACATGACGGCGGACTCGCCGTCGTCGAAGAGCAGCGTGGAAACACCGAGGAAAGTGACGCTCAAACTGTCGGCGCGAGCCGCGGGAACCGCGAACAGGTCGGCGTACCGGGTGAGGTCGGGTCGTCCCAGCCGGAACTTCACGCGGTCTCCTTCGCGGCGCTTCTGCCAGCCGTACGGCCGGAGAAGAGGCAGCCTCCGAGGAAGGTGCCCTCCAGGGCGTTGTAGCCCATCATGCCGCCTCCGCCGAACCCGTTGACCTCGCCGGCCGCATACAGGCCCGAGAACACCGAGCCGTCGGGGCGCAGGCAGCGTCCGGACAGGTCGGTTTCGAGTCCGCCGAGGGTCTTGCGGGAGAGCACGTTGAGCCGAACCGCGATCAGCGGGCCCGCCTTGGGGTCGAGGAGTTTGTGTGGGCTCGCCACCCGCACCAGTTTGTCGCCGCGGTAGGCGCGGGCTCCTCGAATCGCGGTGATCTGGGCGTCCTTGGTGAAGTCGTTGTCGATCTCGCGGTCCCGCGCCTCGATGAGTACGCGCAGCGACTCGGCGTCGAGATCAGGTACGTCATCGTCGGCGACCCGGTTCATGCCGGCCACCAGATCCGCTAGCGAATCAGCGACGACGAAGTCCTCGCCGTGCTGCTTGAACGCCTCGACGGGACCGGGAGCACCCGGCTTGACCCGCGACAGCATCAGCTTCACGTCCTTGCCGGTGAGGTCGGGGTTCTGTTCGGAGCCCGACAGCGCGAACTCCTTCTCGATGATCTTCTGGGTCAGCACGAACCACGAGTAGTCGTACCCGGTTTCGCGCAGGTGCCGCAGAGTGCCGAGGGTGTCGAAACCGGGGAAGTACGGCGCCGGCAGTCGGTTGCCGGCCGCGTCGAGCCACAGCGACGATGGACCCGGCAGGATGCGGATGCCGTGGTTGTCCCAGATCGGGTCCCAGTTGCGGATGCCCTCGACGTAGTGCCACATCCGGTCGGGATTGATCACGTTCGCCCCCGCATCCTGGGTGATGGCGAGCATGCGCCCGTCCACGTGGGCGGGTACGCCCGACACCATCTGCCTTGGCGGGGTGCCAAGTCGCTCGGGCCAGGCTTTGCGTACGAGTTCGTGGTTGCCGCCGATTCCTCCGGAGCTGATCACGACCGCCTGGGCGCGCAGTTCGAAGTCGCCGACGGCCGTACGACTGCTGGGCTTGCCGCGCTGCACGTTCGTAGGTTCGAGGAGGGTGCCGCGCACCCCGACGGCGGCGTCGTTCTCGACGATCAGGTCGTCGACCTGGTGGCGGAAGGCGAAGCGGATGCGTCCGGTCTCGACGTGAGCACGCACCCTGCGCTCGAACGGCTCGACGACCCCTGGCCCGGTTCCCCAGGTGATGTGGAACCTCGGCACGGAGTTGCCATGACCATCCGCCCGGCCGTCGCCGCGTTCGGCCCAGCCGACGACGGGGAAGACCCGATGGCCCATCTCGCGCAGCCAGGCGCGCTTCTCGCCGGCCGCGAAATCGAGGTACGCCTCGGCCCACGCGCGCGGCCAGCGGTCTTCCTCGCGATCGAACTGCGCGCTGCCGAACCAGTCCTGACGCGCCAACTCGGGGGAGTCCTTGATCCCCATCCGGCGCTGCTCGGGGCTGTCGATCATGAACAGCCCGCCAAGACTCCAGAATGCCTGTGCGCCGAGGTTCTGCTCGCCCTCCTGGTCGACCAGCACGACACTGCGGCCGGCGTCGGCCGCCTCTGCGGCAGCAACCAGGCCGGCCAGGCCAGCACCTACGACGATGATGTCTGTATCCATGGCTCGTATCGTGGTGAAGATGCTTCCCGAGTTCAATCGAGTGCGGTGAGCGTCTCAGTGCCGGTAGTCGTCGGCGAGGGTGGCTGCCGGGCCGGTGACGTAGAGGTCGATGCCGTCGGGTGCGGTGAGCATGATCCGGGTTTGGTGTGGGGTGAGCAGGTGGGTGCCTTGGTGGTCGACCAGGGCGCACAGGCCGTGGGGGGTCTGCCACAGGATGCGGCCGGCTCCGGCGGGGCGGGCGCGGTAGCCGCCGAAGGTTTTCCACCGGTGATGTGTCCGTCTGAGCGGTTGTGCGTTGGTGGTGCTGGTCTGCCCGGGTGGGCCGCCCTCTCGGTAGGGGCTGATGTGGTCGAAGTCGACGCCGCTTCTGGTGGCGGACCTGTTGGTGTACGGGAACGTGTCGCCACCGGTGAGGAGCCAGGTGTGGTCCTTGACCTGGTCGGGGTGCTCGTACCGGTCGACCCGGGTGCCGGCGTGGAGGTCGAGCACGGGCTGGAGTCGGATGTCGGCGTGCCCGACCAGGTCCGCGAGGGCACGTACGAGGACCGGGCCGATCGCCTCGACTCGGGCGACGCCGTGCTGGTCGAGCAGGGCGGACGCGTCGAGGTGAACGAACACGGTCGCGCCCGCGCCACGGAGCGCCTTCAGCTGGGTGATCGACATCGCGGACAGTCGGCCGATGATCTGGTCGAGCCGATCCGTGGCCCACGCAGGCCTCGCGGCATCGTCGAGGGGTTCGTCGTCGACAGCTTCCTCGGTGTGGGTCAGCAGCAGCTCGAGGAGTTCGGCGGGTCGGGCCAGCCACCCGAACGCCATGGAACGCAGTTCGTCGTGGTTGTGCTCCCCACCAAGCGTGAGGGCCAGGATGTCGGCGACACGTGCGACCATCGCATCGACCCAGGCAGCGTCCCCGGCGGTGACTTTCGCGATCACATGCCGAAAGCCCTGCTCGTCGGCCCGCGACAACCGGACGTACCGTTCGCGGGCGGCGTGCTCACGCGCCATCGCCGCCGCGTCAGGGTCGGCTTCCAGGACCTTCGCGGCGGCGATCTCGAACACCGTGGATGGGGTGTGTCCGGCGATTGCGGCGGCCACGGCGCGGTCCACGATCGCGATCGTGGACCGCGGCACCGCCCGCGACAGGGCAGCGACCCGCCTGGCGATCCACGGTTCGCACTCCAGATCCAGCACCCGACGCCAGGTCAACGGCAGCCGGTGAACCAGATCCAGGGCGTCGGCGACCTGGTGCCGCACCGTCATGGTGTGCACCTGCGTGGCGATCGCAAGCTCCCGGCAGCGCGTACTCCCGCACCCCCGGCGTGCCCTCACCACCAGGCGTCGTCAACGGGTCCCGCTCACGGATCGACTCACCATGCAGCACCGCCCACTGCAACGCGATCAACAACTCATCCCGCCCGGCCTCACGCCGACGACGTACGCCATCCTGCGCGGCAGCCAACACGGCCACAGCGTCGAGATCAGCGTACGAATTCATGTGGCGATTCTATCGTATAGATGTTCGAAGGAATACCTTTGAACTGGAAATATACACAAAAGAATTACGATGTGCAGATGAAGTTGGAGTTCACCGGCACGGTCGTCGAATGGCGTGGACCGGCGCCGTACTTCTTCATCCCACTGCCCGAGAACGAGGCGGGCATCGTGGATGAGGTCAAGGCTGCGATCGCCTATTGGGGCGTGATCCCGGTGACCGCCACGATCGGGGACACCGAGTTCACGACGTCGATGTTTCCGCGCGAGGGGACGTACTTCCTGCCGGTGAAGGACGCGGTGCGTCGTGCCGAAGGTTTCGGGCTGGGCGATGAGGTGGGGGTGGGGTTGTTTCTCGCGGTGTGATGGTTTCGAGACGGCCGCTTCGCGACCTCCTCAACCACCGGGGGTGGCGGCCTCAGCGCGACCTCCTCAACGACACCGGGGGTGGCGTGGTTTCGAGGGGGCGCCTCATCGGTGGTTGAGGAGCGGCCGCAGGCCGCGTCTCGAAACCACTAGGCGGGGAAGGAGACACCCGTGTTGGCGTCGTTTCGAGGGGGCGCCTCATCGGTGGTTGAGGAGCGGCCGCAGGCCGCGTCTCGAAACCACTAGGCGGGGAAGGAGACACCCGTGTTGGCGTCGTTTCGAGGGGGCGCCTCATCGGTGGTTGAGGAGCGGCCGCAGGCCGCGTCTCGAAACCACTAGGCCGGGAAGGGGACACCCGTGTTGGCGTGGCAGCGGTAGCCGTTCGGGTTCGCCGCGAGGTATTGCTGGTGGTAGTCCTCGGCATAGAAGTAGTCCACGTCGTCGGCAGACTTCAGCTCCGTGGTGATTTCGCCGAGGCCGCGCCGCTGGAGTTCCGCGCCATAGAGAGACGTGAGCTCGCTCGCGGTCCGCTCCTGCTCTGGCGTCGTCCAATAGATCGCCGAGCGGTATTGCGTGCCGACGTCGTTGCCCTGACGCATGCCCTGAGTCGGGTCGTGCACCTCGAAGAAGCGCTTGACCAGGTCCGCGTACGACACGACAGCCGGGTCGAACACGACCCGGATCGCCTCGGTGTGCCCCGTGCGGCCTGAGCAGACCTCTTCGTACGTCGGGTTCGGCGTGAAGCCGCCCGCATAGCCCACCGACGTCGACCAGACGCCGGGCAGTTGCCAGAAGATCTCCTCAGCGCCCCAGAAACAGCCGAGCCCGAAGACTGCCACCGACAGGCCCTCCGGCACGTCATCTGCGAGCACCGGCGCGTCCAGCACGCGGTGTCGTACGCCCGGAGTCATCAGGGCTGTGCTGCGCCCGGGCAGCGCATCATCAGCGGCGACCATCTCGGCTTTGCGCGTGAAGAACATGCCGTCAAGTTTGCCTCGCGCCCGGTTGCGTAGAGTCGCGGGGTGACGCAGTCATCCCACGCAGAGCACCGCCACAAGTCCGGCTTCGACACCCGCGCGATCCACGCCGGGTATGAGCCGGACCCCACCACGGGTGCGGTGATCCCGCCGATCTTCGCGACGTCGACCTACAAACAGGACGGTGTCGGAGGCTTGCGGGGCGGCTATGAATACAGCCGCTCCGCCAACCCGACGCGGACGGCGCTCGAGGGCGCACTGGCGGCGGTCGAGGAGGGCGAGCGCGGCTTCGCGTTCGCGAGTGGACTGGCGGCCGAGGACACCCTGATCCGCGCATTGTGCCGTCCGGGGGACCACGTGGTGCTGCCCGACGATGCGTACGGCGGAACGTTCCGGCTCTTCGACAAGGTCGCCAAGGCGTGGGGGATCGAGCACGATCCGGCGCCGGTGAGTGACGTCGACGCAGTGCGGGCGGCGATCAAGCCGGGTGTCACCACCCTGGTGTGGGTCGAGACCCCCACCAACCCGCTGCTCAACCTCGGTGACATCGAGGCACTGGCCAACGCTGCCCACGACGGCGGAGCCCTGCTGGTCGTCGACAACACCTTCGCGACTCCCTATCTCCAACAGCCGCTGACGCTCGGTGCCGACGTCGTGGTGCATTCGACGACGAAATACATCGGCGGTCACTCCGACGTCATCGGGGGCGCCCTGGTCGTACGAGATCTCGACCTGGCCGAGAAGATCGCCTTCCATCAGAACTCCATGGGCGCAGTCGCCGGCCCGTTCGATGCCTTCCTCACTCATCGCGGGCTGAAGACGCTGGGCGTACGGATGGATCGCCATTGCGACAACGCCGAGCGGATCGCCGACTTCCTGACCAGTCACCCTGCCGTGGGCGACGTGATCTATCCCGGCCTCGCCACGCACCCTGGACACGAGGCCGCCGCGCGGCAGATGCGGCGATTCGGCGGCGTCGTGTCGTTCCGAGTGAAGGCCGGCGAGCAGGCCGCGCTGGATGTCTGCGCCCGAGCCGAGGTCTTCACGTTGGGCGAGTCCCTTGGCGGCGTCGAGTCGCTGATCGAGCACCCGGGCCGGATGACGCATGCCAGTGTCGCGGGGACCGACCTGGAGGTCCCGGCCGACCTGATCCGCCTCTCGGTGGGCATCGAGAACGTCGAGGACCTGATCGCCGACCTCGAGCGCGCGCTGGATTGACTTCGGGGTGAGCCGCCCGATGCGCGCTGGGGTCTAGCCTGTCGGCGTGACTCCGGAGAGCGGCGAACCCGAACGCCATCTGACCTTGGCGCAGCGCCTCGCTGAGCAACGCGAACAACTGCGGGAACTGCGCGAGCTGCGTCGGCGCGAGCAACCGATCGCGATCGGCGCCGGGCGTACGGACTTCAGCCGAGCCCAGGTGCCCTGGGGCGTGGACCTCGCCGCCGCCTGGTCGTGGCGTTTCCTCGTGATCGTGGCCGCCGGGCTGGTCTTGATGAAGGGGCTCTCGAAGGTCTCCGTGATCGCCCTACCCGTGGCGATCGCGATGCTGATCAGTGCCTTGGCGTTCCCGGTCGTACGCAAGCTCAAAGACGTCGGGCTGCCGCAAGGGCTCTCCGCGCTGCTCGTGGTCCTGGTCGGACTCGGCGCCGTCGTGCTGCTGCTGACTTTCGCGGGACAGCAGGTCGCCCAGGGCGCCCAGGACCTCGCGGACTCGGTCGTCCAAGGCATCGGCAAGATCAAGAACTGGCTGCGCGACGGACCCCTTCACGCCAGCGACAGCCAGATCAACGACTACCTCGACCAGGCCCAGAAGGCGATCACCGAGCGTACGAAGGAGGGCAGCGCCCTGACCCAGGTCGCCGAGGTCGGCACCACAGTCGGGCACATCTTCGCGGGCTTCTTCGTCGTGCTGTTCTCGACCTACTTCTTCCTGGCCGAGGGCCAGCGGATCTGGGCCTGGTGCGTACGTCTGGCCCCCCGCGCCGCCCGCGAGAAGGTGGACTCGTCGGGTCGGGTCGCCTGGGTATCGCTGACCCAGTTCGTCCGCGCGACGGTCATCGTGGCGCTCGTCGACGCCGTCGGCATCGCGATCGTCGCGGCGATCCTCGGCGTGCCGTTCGTGCTGGCGATCGGCGTGCTCGTCTTCCTCGGTGCCTTCATCCCGATGGTGGGTGCCACGGTGGCGGGCACGGTCGCGGTCCTGGTCGCGTTGGTGGACCAGGGACCGATCACGGCTTTGCTGATGCTCGGCGGCGTGATCTTGGTCCAGCAGATCGAGGGGCACATCCTCCAGCCCTTCTTGATGGGGCGTTGGGTCTCGGTGCACCCTCTGGCCGTCATCGTCGGCATCGGCTGCGGCGTCCTGGTCGCGGGGATCGCGGGCGCTCTGCTCGCTGTGCCTCTGATCGCGGCCGGCAATGCGGTCGTACAACACCTTGCCGAGTCGACCGATGTGGGCGACGATCCGAGGACACTGCTCGAGGGCGAACTCGCGCGCCACGGCCCCGCTGACGACCTCCATCCGGGGGAGGACGACGGAGAGGTGGGTGACGTCCCCCCGGAGACCGCGAACCGTCCTCGGCCCGAGCCTGAGGAGCACGAGTGACCCAGATCCCCGAGGTGAACCTGGCTGAAGTGACTTTGGCCGACATCGAGGAAGCCGCGCGGGTCCTCGACGGGTTCGCCCTGCGTACGCCCATGGCCGGCGCGCGGTGGCTCTCCGCCCGCGCCGGGGGAATGGTCCGCCTCAAGTGCGAGAACCTGCAACGCACCGGCTCCTTCAAGCCGCGAGGGGCGTACGTCCGGCTCTCCCGGCTGACCGACGAGGAGCGCACCGCGGGAGTTGTCGCGGCCAGTGCGGGCAACCACGCCCAGGGTGTGGCTTTGTCTGCGCAGGAACTCGGGATCAAGGCCGTCGTCTATATGCCGACCGGTGCCCCGATCCCCAAGATCAACGCGACCATCGGGTACGGCGCGGAGGTGCGCTTCCACGGCGAATACCTCGACCAGGCGATCGTCGAGGCGAAGAAGTACGCCGAGGAGAGCGGCGCGGTCTTCATCTCGCCCTTCGACCACGTCGACATCGTGGCGGGGCAGGGGACCGCTGGTTTGGAGATCCTGGAGCAGCAGCCTGATGTACGCACGGTCGTCGTGCCTTTGGGTGGCGGCGGTCTGCTCGCGGGTGTGGCCATCGCCGTCAAGGCGGCCCGGCCGGACGTACGGATCGTCGGCGTGCAGGCGGCAGGCGCGGCGGCCTTCCCGGTGTCACTCCAAGCAGGACACCCGGTGCAGTTGGAGAAGATGACCACGATGGCCGACGGGATCGCGGTCGGACGTCCGGGCGACATCACGTTCAAGGCGATCCAGGAGCACGTCGACGAGATCCTGACCGTCTCCGAGGATTCTCTCTCTCGCGCGGTGTTGACCGTCGCCGAGCGCGCCAAACTGATCATCGAACCCGCCGGCGCCGCCGCGGTCGCCGCAGTGATGGATGACCCGACCGCATTCGAGACGCCCGCCGTCGCGGTGTTGTCCGGCGGCAACATCGACCCGTTGCTGCTCGGCAAGGTGATCCAGCACGGTCTTGCGTCGGCGGGTCGATTCCTCTCGCTGTCGATCGTGATCAGCGACCTCCCGGGTGGGCTGGCCGGGTTGCTTACCGAGACCTCCTCGTTGGGCGCCAACGTGATCGACCTGCAACACGAGCGGGTGTCGCCGTCGCTGTCGATGCACGAGGTGGAGGTCGTCGTACAACTCGAGACGCGCAGCCAGCAGCACGCCGAAGCGGTCGTTGCTGGGCTGCGCGACGCGGGCTATCTGGTTGCGGACTGAGCCGGGGCCGACGGGGCCGACTGGGCCGACTGGGCCGACTGGGCCCGCTCCCGGATCCTCTCCATCCGCTTGCGTGCTGCTGCGGCTGACACTTTGAGCACCTGCGCTGCCTGGGCGATCGTCAAGCCCTCCCAATGCACGAGCGTCACGAGTTCTCGATCCTCGGCGCTCAAGCCGGCCAGGATCGCGTCGGCCTGATCGTTGCTTCGGGCTCAATCTGGCGCACCTCGTCGCGCAGCCGGGCCGCGAGGTTGTGCTGGCGTACGACTCCGCACCTGTGCATGCAGATCCGCAGCGTCCTCCCGAGGGTCCGTACGCCTGGCGAGGTACCCGAGGACAACGGTGCCGTGGAGCGCGACCAGCGCCTCGAACCTGTCGGTCGGGGCGCTCACGGCTGTTGCTCGCAGTTGGCGCCGTAGAAGCTGTTGAGATCGGCATCGGCCATGTCGCCCGCGAGCACCGCGTCGGCGACGGCGTTGTCGAGTGCCACCACTCCGCCGCCGTCGATCTTGTGGTTGAGCTCGCTGTTGGCCAGAGTCTTCAACTCGCGACCGGCGCGCTCACGTCGCGAGTCGTCACCCTTGGCTGCCGCAGCACGGGCATCGCCGACCCACAGGCACTTGGCGTGGAGGCATACATCGAGTCGATGCCGGTTTCTTGCATCATCGCGCCGGTGCCGTCTGGGCGACAGTCGGGGTTGCGGCGGGCCTGATCGACCAACTTCTCGGTGATCTGCGACCACGAAGTCCCAGCCGGCAGGGCGCTCTTCGGCTGGTGGGCCCGGAATCGTCGCGGGATAGTCAGGCGAGCAGATGTTCAGCACTTCGGACGTGTCCACGTCCTCGGTGTTCTTCACGGGGTCGCCGAACCAACCCGTATGCACACCGGCGAGTTCGGCTGCGGCGGCGACGCCGGGGACTGCCACGCCAAGGGCGATGACCCCGAGCGCAATCCGTCGACGCCGTGTCCGGCGAGCCGGGGCCTGCCGGACGATGTCGCGGGTGAGGTTGTCCTGCGCGGCGCGCACGGCTTGGCTGTCGTACGACTCCCGCCGGAGCACTGCAAGCGGATCAGGCTGCTCGTTCATGGTTCCTCCTGAGGTAAGCATTCACTCAGGAGATGTCCGGCACGAACGCCGAATGTGACTGACTCTGAAAAGAATCAGCTGGAATAGGGGACCGCGTCGAGGATCTCTACCTGGATCTCCTTGCCCGTGGGGGCCTTGTAGGAGACCAGGTCACCCTTCTTCTTGCCGTCGATGGCCTTGCCCATCGCCGACTGCGGGGAGTAGACGGTGAGATCGTCGCCGCTCTCGAGTTCCTTGCTGCCGAAGAGGAAGATCTCGGTCTCGTCGAAGGCCGGGAAACGCACGGTGACCTTCATGCCCTGCTCGACCACGCCGTCGTCTGGCGGGGTGTCACCGATCTCGGCGCGACGCAGTAGGTCCTCGACCTGCGCGATGCGCATCTCGAGTTTGCCCTGCTCCTCCTTGGCGGCGTGGTAGCCACCATTCTCCTTGAGGTCACCCTCGTCGCGCGCGGAGGAGATGCGCTCGACGATCGCCTGGCGCTGGGGGCCCTTGAGGTCGTCGAGTTCGGACTTCAGCCGGTCGTACGCCTCCTGGGTCAACCACACCTTGTCCAGGTCGCTCTGAGTCATGAGGGTGTCCTCCAACGTTCGATGATGCTTGGTAATTGCGTATGCCACATCCGTTGTGCGGCGGGTGTTTCGGCCGGTCGCAGGGCCATGCGTTGAGGCATGCGTCAACGGCCGCGGGTGTTGCGTTAGAGGCAAGTCTAGCGAGTGGGTGCTGATTTCGCAGGTCGTTGCTCAGCGCGGACGGTTCTGTCCGTCCCCGGTGCAGCCCTCCAAGGTCACCGCTGTGGCGCGGCGTTCGGTGCGGACCGTCACGGTGTTGGTGCCCTCCTGCGGCACGAACGACAAGTCGCC
This DNA window, taken from Nocardioides sp., encodes the following:
- a CDS encoding cystathionine gamma-synthase, translating into MTQSSHAEHRHKSGFDTRAIHAGYEPDPTTGAVIPPIFATSTYKQDGVGGLRGGYEYSRSANPTRTALEGALAAVEEGERGFAFASGLAAEDTLIRALCRPGDHVVLPDDAYGGTFRLFDKVAKAWGIEHDPAPVSDVDAVRAAIKPGVTTLVWVETPTNPLLNLGDIEALANAAHDGGALLVVDNTFATPYLQQPLTLGADVVVHSTTKYIGGHSDVIGGALVVRDLDLAEKIAFHQNSMGAVAGPFDAFLTHRGLKTLGVRMDRHCDNAERIADFLTSHPAVGDVIYPGLATHPGHEAAARQMRRFGGVVSFRVKAGEQAALDVCARAEVFTLGESLGGVESLIEHPGRMTHASVAGTDLEVPADLIRLSVGIENVEDLIADLERALD
- a CDS encoding AI-2E family transporter — encoded protein: MTPESGEPERHLTLAQRLAEQREQLRELRELRRREQPIAIGAGRTDFSRAQVPWGVDLAAAWSWRFLVIVAAGLVLMKGLSKVSVIALPVAIAMLISALAFPVVRKLKDVGLPQGLSALLVVLVGLGAVVLLLTFAGQQVAQGAQDLADSVVQGIGKIKNWLRDGPLHASDSQINDYLDQAQKAITERTKEGSALTQVAEVGTTVGHIFAGFFVVLFSTYFFLAEGQRIWAWCVRLAPRAAREKVDSSGRVAWVSLTQFVRATVIVALVDAVGIAIVAAILGVPFVLAIGVLVFLGAFIPMVGATVAGTVAVLVALVDQGPITALLMLGGVILVQQIEGHILQPFLMGRWVSVHPLAVIVGIGCGVLVAGIAGALLAVPLIAAGNAVVQHLAESTDVGDDPRTLLEGELARHGPADDLHPGEDDGEVGDVPPETANRPRPEPEEHE
- the ilvA gene encoding threonine ammonia-lyase translates to MTQIPEVNLAEVTLADIEEAARVLDGFALRTPMAGARWLSARAGGMVRLKCENLQRTGSFKPRGAYVRLSRLTDEERTAGVVAASAGNHAQGVALSAQELGIKAVVYMPTGAPIPKINATIGYGAEVRFHGEYLDQAIVEAKKYAEESGAVFISPFDHVDIVAGQGTAGLEILEQQPDVRTVVVPLGGGGLLAGVAIAVKAARPDVRIVGVQAAGAAAFPVSLQAGHPVQLEKMTTMADGIAVGRPGDITFKAIQEHVDEILTVSEDSLSRAVLTVAERAKLIIEPAGAAAVAAVMDDPTAFETPAVAVLSGGNIDPLLLGKVIQHGLASAGRFLSLSIVISDLPGGLAGLLTETSSLGANVIDLQHERVSPSLSMHEVEVVVQLETRSQQHAEAVVAGLRDAGYLVAD
- the greA gene encoding transcription elongation factor GreA gives rise to the protein MTQSDLDKVWLTQEAYDRLKSELDDLKGPQRQAIVERISSARDEGDLKENGGYHAAKEEQGKLEMRIAQVEDLLRRAEIGDTPPDDGVVEQGMKVTVRFPAFDETEIFLFGSKELESGDDLTVYSPQSAMGKAIDGKKKGDLVSYKAPTGKEIQVEILDAVPYSS